The DNA window AGATCCAGGTGCAAGACAGTGGGCGCGGGATCGACTCGCAGGCACTCGACCGTGTCTTTGACCGGTTCTGCCGCACCGACCCTTCACGTCAGCGGGAAATCGGTGGCTCCGGTCTGGGCTTGGCCATCGCCCGCTCGATCGTCGAGGCGCATGTCGGCCGGATCTGGGCAGAGAGCGCCGAAGGGCGCAGCGCATCCCTCATCTTCACGTGGCCGGCCGCCTCCGCAGCCCGCCCTCCCATGGGCTGAGATCGGGGAAGCAGGTGTGACCCGGATCCCGGGCTGAGCAGGCATGACC is part of the Anaerolineales bacterium genome and encodes:
- a CDS encoding cell wall metabolism sensor histidine kinase WalK is translated as IQVQDSGRGIDSQALDRVFDRFCRTDPSRQREIGGSGLGLAIARSIVEAHVGRIWAESAEGRSASLIFTWPAASAARPPMG